In Mastigocladopsis repens PCC 10914, a single window of DNA contains:
- a CDS encoding bifunctional ADP-dependent NAD(P)H-hydrate dehydratase/NAD(P)H-hydrate epimerase — MQDRQEQISQLVVTSQQMRDIEGRIFAGGMPVAALMEKVAGLITRRIQDIYPISLFGQVGEEITSSSPSFPSLKKERFRVGILVGPGHNGGDALVVARELHFRGYEVLIYCPFSKLKELTSQHLQYAKSLGLPCYDAIEPLQDCDLLVDGLFGFGLERTLTDPVATAINQLNEWKKPIVSIDLPSGLHTDTGEVLGTAVRATHTFCLGLWKLGLLQDRALDYVGKAELIDFDIPLADTQAVLRNSFSIKRITKTTALSTLPLSRPPVTHKYKEGHLLLICGSRRYSGGAILTGLGTRATGVGMLSIAVPESLKPIMVAQLPEALIIGCPETESGAIAQLQLPEKTDLSSFNAIACGPGLTRDASPILQEVLDSTSPLVLDADGLNILAEMGTILTLQKRQAPTVLTPHTGEFKRLFPDTPDANQDRVKATREAAAQSGAVVLLKGARTAIANSQGTVWINPESTPALARGGSGDVLTGLIGGLLAQACSKKIPVDVIVATAAWWHSQAAILAAQERTELGVDAYTLTQYLIPVLASASKRLLN; from the coding sequence ATGCAGGACAGGCAAGAACAAATTTCACAACTGGTAGTCACCTCACAGCAGATGCGCGATATCGAAGGGCGCATTTTTGCAGGGGGAATGCCTGTAGCAGCTTTGATGGAAAAAGTAGCAGGACTCATTACCCGTCGTATTCAGGATATCTACCCAATTTCCTTGTTTGGGCAAGTTGGGGAAGAAATTACTTCCTCATCTCCCTCATTTCCTTCCCTCAAAAAAGAGAGATTTCGCGTAGGAATTCTCGTAGGTCCTGGTCATAATGGCGGTGATGCTTTGGTCGTTGCCCGTGAGTTACACTTTCGTGGCTATGAAGTTTTAATATATTGCCCTTTCTCTAAACTCAAGGAATTAACTTCGCAGCATTTGCAGTATGCCAAGAGTTTGGGTTTACCATGTTATGACGCAATTGAGCCACTGCAAGATTGTGATTTGTTGGTTGATGGGTTGTTTGGGTTTGGCTTAGAAAGAACGCTCACAGACCCAGTGGCTACTGCTATCAATCAGCTTAATGAATGGAAGAAACCAATTGTTAGTATTGATTTGCCTTCAGGGTTGCACACAGATACGGGCGAGGTTTTGGGAACTGCGGTACGTGCTACGCACACGTTTTGCTTAGGTTTGTGGAAGCTTGGTTTGCTGCAAGACCGCGCTCTTGATTATGTTGGTAAAGCCGAGTTAATCGATTTTGATATTCCCTTGGCTGATACACAAGCTGTATTGCGGAATTCATTTAGCATTAAACGGATCACAAAAACAACTGCGCTCTCCACTCTGCCTCTATCCCGTCCGCCAGTTACCCACAAATACAAGGAAGGACATTTACTGCTGATTTGTGGTTCGCGTCGATATTCGGGAGGGGCAATTTTAACCGGGTTGGGAACACGAGCAACTGGTGTGGGAATGCTCTCAATTGCTGTGCCAGAATCTCTCAAACCAATAATGGTAGCACAGTTGCCTGAGGCTTTGATTATTGGTTGTCCAGAAACTGAATCCGGGGCGATCGCCCAATTGCAACTACCCGAAAAAACAGATCTGAGTTCATTTAATGCGATCGCCTGCGGTCCCGGGTTGACACGAGATGCTAGCCCGATTTTACAAGAAGTATTAGATAGCACTAGCCCTCTGGTTCTTGATGCTGATGGTTTAAATATCCTGGCTGAAATGGGAACCATATTAACGTTACAAAAGCGACAAGCTCCTACCGTACTTACTCCCCATACTGGTGAATTCAAGCGGTTGTTTCCTGATACTCCTGATGCCAACCAGGACAGGGTGAAAGCAACAAGGGAAGCGGCGGCGCAAAGTGGTGCAGTGGTGTTATTAAAAGGCGCAAGGACTGCGATCGCCAACTCCCAAGGTACAGTCTGGATTAATCCCGAAAGTACGCCAGCTTTGGCGCGTGGTGGTAGTGGGGATGTATTAACTGGGCTGATCGGCGGATTGTTAGCGCAAGCTTGTTCTAAAAAGATTCCTGTAGACGTAATTGTGGCAACTGCTGCTTGGTGGCATTCTCAAGCGGCAATTTTAGCAGCACAAGAGCGGACAGAGTTAGGAGTGGATGCGTATACCCTGACACAATATTTGATACCTGTTTTGGCATCTGCCTCCAAACGACTTCTTAATTGA
- a CDS encoding glycoside hydrolase family 10 protein, producing the protein MARVEIRGVWLTTTDSKAFHSQQNIAEAMDFLAETGFNVVFPVVWNKGTTMYPSQLMRQIFNIEINPQFVGRDPLAEVVTEARRVGLKVMPWFEYGFASSYNLNGGLLLAKKPKWAARDSEGNLLKKNGFEWLNALDREVQSFMLNLILEVVKNYDVDGIQGDDRLPALPSEGGYDQGTMERYRQQFGEYPPKNFKDGRWLQWRADILTEFLACLYQEIKAINSNLLISIAPNIHDWAYKEYLQDSPTWFQRGLVDIIHPQIYRRDFLTYKGIINKLVREQFTNTTLSKLAPGILMKVGSYRISPEYLLQAIEYNRACGISGEVFFFYEGLRQDNNALAQVLRQGPYAQVAAFPSLPDLNQGRVSKKASFIWRQLLGFWKNL; encoded by the coding sequence ATGGCAAGAGTAGAAATACGCGGCGTCTGGCTAACCACCACAGATAGCAAAGCCTTCCATTCCCAGCAAAATATTGCAGAAGCAATGGACTTTCTTGCCGAGACGGGATTTAATGTGGTCTTCCCTGTTGTTTGGAACAAGGGGACGACAATGTATCCCAGTCAACTCATGCGGCAAATTTTTAATATAGAAATTAACCCGCAATTTGTTGGGCGTGACCCCTTGGCAGAAGTGGTGACTGAGGCGCGGCGAGTCGGGCTAAAAGTCATGCCTTGGTTTGAATACGGATTCGCCAGTTCCTACAATTTGAATGGTGGACTACTGCTTGCAAAAAAGCCTAAATGGGCTGCCCGTGACAGTGAAGGTAATTTGCTGAAGAAAAATGGCTTCGAGTGGCTGAATGCCCTTGACCGAGAAGTCCAAAGTTTCATGTTAAATCTTATATTGGAAGTTGTAAAAAATTACGATGTAGATGGCATCCAAGGTGATGACCGCTTGCCTGCATTACCTAGCGAAGGTGGGTATGACCAAGGAACTATGGAACGCTACCGCCAGCAGTTTGGTGAATATCCGCCAAAAAACTTCAAGGATGGGCGATGGTTGCAGTGGCGTGCTGATATTCTCACTGAATTTCTTGCCTGCCTCTATCAGGAAATCAAAGCGATTAATTCCAACCTGCTGATATCAATTGCCCCTAATATTCATGATTGGGCATACAAGGAATATCTGCAAGACTCGCCCACATGGTTCCAACGAGGGCTGGTAGATATTATCCATCCACAAATCTATCGCCGTGATTTCCTCACTTACAAAGGTATTATTAATAAGCTAGTCAGAGAGCAATTCACGAATACCACTTTATCGAAGTTAGCACCAGGAATTCTGATGAAAGTTGGTTCTTACCGGATAAGTCCAGAGTACCTGTTGCAAGCTATTGAGTATAACCGCGCTTGTGGCATTTCCGGGGAAGTCTTCTTTTTTTATGAAGGTTTGCGACAAGATAATAATGCCTTAGCTCAGGTGTTGCGACAAGGTCCTTATGCCCAAGTTGCTGCATTTCCTTCTCTGCCGGATTTAAATCAAGGTAGAGTGAGTAAGAAAGCATCTTTTATTTGGCGTCAGTTGCTGGGGTTTTGGAAGAATCTTTAG
- a CDS encoding DUF1206 domain-containing protein, with protein MVARGIVFCIIGWFLIQAATQSDASQAGGLGEALQTLAQQPYGPWLLGLVALGLVAYGGYMVIQARYSRIVIGR; from the coding sequence TTGGTAGCGCGAGGGATAGTCTTCTGTATTATTGGCTGGTTTTTGATTCAAGCAGCAACTCAGTCTGACGCCAGTCAAGCAGGAGGTTTAGGTGAGGCGTTACAGACACTCGCACAACAACCTTACGGTCCTTGGCTTTTGGGTCTTGTGGCGTTGGGTTTAGTTGCTTATGGTGGTTACATGGTGATTCAGGCGCGGTATAGTCGGATAGTAATAGGGAGGTAG
- a CDS encoding caspase family protein, translating to MKRRTFLQKCGSLLTVLGAAETEWLTLGNRYNEALAQSIPRKLALLVGINQYPECPDLIGCLTDVELQRELLIHRFGFQPSDIISLTNEKATRESIETAFIEHLVKQARPDDVVVFHYSGYGSRVKLEMQETEQNALIPVNGRDDKQENKFVNYLLEETLLLMLRSLATNRVTAILDTSYDTPSNSLPTSLRIRARPVAAESILLAEELEFQKQLQEQITNEQPVIVLSATSDPKQLAREEQLSGFSAGLFTYALTQYLWEATPATTIQICLSHVASSVQQLGSKKQQPALLQDKKNQLSRTLIADILLPNTTVGAEGVVTGTEDDGKTVLLWLGGLPAQVLEYYGVNSRLTLVTKEASNTQMVLRSRAGLTAKAQISSLDGTTSLEAGQLVQEAVRVVPRNIGLTVALDTGLERIERVDATSAFATVSHVSSVVAGEQPADYVFGKLPEAKNKDLAAPNSTMVSLGRYGLFSLGSELIPNTEGEAGDAVKVAALRLAPKLQTLLAAKLWRLTENAGSSRLGVKVTLENIGTLAPRALIQRETLRTQSAETSNKKSFNPELGGIPTVSVGSRIQYRVENISDRPLYLMLLALNSSRTAIALFPWYKSTEPELSEVKPVLRDMVISPGQTLTIPQTTTGFEWVVQGPTSLSETQLIFSTAPFTQSLIALEAAKHPQGEQHRIQPLISPLEVAQAVMQDLHNASAVNDMNGTATDSYVLDVNHWASLSFVYQVV from the coding sequence ATGAAGCGGCGAACGTTTTTACAAAAGTGTGGCTCCCTACTCACGGTATTAGGTGCGGCTGAGACTGAGTGGTTGACCTTGGGAAATCGCTACAACGAAGCTTTGGCACAATCCATACCGCGTAAATTGGCTTTATTGGTCGGCATCAATCAGTACCCAGAATGTCCAGATCTGATCGGTTGTTTGACTGATGTAGAACTGCAAAGGGAACTTTTGATTCACCGCTTTGGTTTCCAACCCTCAGATATTATCTCGTTAACTAATGAAAAAGCGACGAGGGAATCTATAGAGACAGCTTTTATCGAGCATCTGGTCAAGCAAGCAAGACCTGATGATGTCGTCGTGTTTCACTATAGTGGCTACGGCAGTCGTGTCAAGTTGGAAATGCAAGAAACAGAGCAAAACGCTCTCATTCCAGTTAATGGCAGAGATGATAAACAAGAAAATAAGTTTGTCAACTATCTGTTGGAAGAAACACTGCTGCTGATGTTGCGATCGCTTGCCACAAACCGCGTAACAGCAATTTTGGATACGAGCTACGACACTCCCTCCAACTCCCTGCCAACAAGCCTGCGAATTCGCGCCCGCCCAGTAGCAGCAGAATCTATCCTGTTAGCAGAAGAACTTGAATTTCAAAAACAGCTACAGGAGCAAATCACGAACGAACAGCCAGTTATTGTACTGTCAGCAACTTCTGACCCCAAGCAATTGGCAAGGGAGGAGCAGTTGTCTGGTTTTAGTGCTGGGTTATTTACCTATGCCTTGACGCAATACTTGTGGGAAGCCACACCAGCAACGACAATTCAAATCTGCCTCTCTCATGTGGCAAGTTCTGTCCAGCAGTTGGGTAGTAAGAAACAGCAGCCAGCTTTATTGCAAGATAAGAAAAATCAGCTTTCTCGTACGCTCATTGCAGATATTTTGCTCCCAAATACCACCGTTGGTGCAGAGGGAGTGGTCACAGGAACTGAGGACGACGGTAAAACAGTTCTACTGTGGCTGGGGGGACTACCTGCACAAGTACTTGAATACTACGGAGTAAATTCCCGCCTGACTCTCGTGACAAAAGAAGCGTCGAATACACAGATGGTTTTGCGATCGCGTGCTGGATTAACAGCAAAGGCGCAAATTTCCAGTCTTGACGGTACAACTTCCCTAGAAGCCGGACAACTGGTTCAAGAAGCTGTGCGAGTTGTACCCCGGAATATTGGTTTAACAGTTGCCCTCGACACTGGACTGGAGAGAATTGAGCGGGTCGATGCGACAAGTGCCTTTGCAACAGTTAGCCATGTGTCAAGCGTAGTCGCAGGAGAACAACCAGCGGATTATGTGTTTGGGAAACTACCAGAAGCAAAGAATAAAGATTTAGCAGCACCTAACTCTACGATGGTGTCTCTGGGTCGCTACGGTTTATTTTCTCTGGGTAGCGAACTCATCCCCAACACTGAAGGGGAAGCGGGAGACGCAGTAAAAGTAGCCGCGCTGCGGTTAGCACCAAAACTACAAACCTTGCTGGCGGCAAAATTATGGCGACTCACAGAGAATGCAGGGTCTTCGCGTTTAGGAGTTAAGGTAACTTTAGAGAACATTGGCACCCTCGCGCCTCGGGCGCTGATACAACGAGAAACACTGCGAACCCAAAGCGCTGAAACCTCAAATAAGAAGTCATTCAATCCGGAACTTGGTGGTATTCCCACTGTGAGTGTTGGCAGTCGGATACAGTATCGAGTGGAAAATATTAGCGATCGCCCTCTCTATCTCATGCTGCTGGCATTAAATAGCAGTAGGACTGCGATCGCCCTGTTTCCCTGGTACAAGAGTACTGAACCTGAGCTATCGGAAGTCAAACCAGTACTCAGAGATATGGTTATATCCCCAGGGCAAACTCTGACGATACCACAAACGACTACTGGTTTTGAATGGGTGGTGCAGGGACCAACTTCCTTAAGTGAAACCCAACTCATCTTTAGTACTGCACCTTTTACCCAATCCCTGATTGCTTTGGAAGCTGCTAAACATCCCCAAGGAGAACAACACCGCATACAGCCCTTGATCAGCCCCCTAGAAGTAGCACAAGCCGTGATGCAAGATTTGCATAATGCCAGTGCAGTCAACGATATGAACGGTACAGCGACCGACTCCTACGTGTTAGATGTGAATCATTGGGCGAGTCTCAGTTTTGTTTATCAGGTGGTGTGA
- the mnmA gene encoding tRNA 2-thiouridine(34) synthase MnmA — protein MNKVVVGLSGGVDSSTAAAILHHQGYEVIGLTLWLMKGKGQCCSEGMIDAAKVCEQLGIPHHVVDIREVFQTNIIDYLVTGYSSGITPLPCSQCNKTVKFGPMLGYARENLGCDRIATGHYARIVFDEATGRYQLLRAVDRNKDQSYFLYDLSQDLLAGSVFPLGELHKTETRRLAGEHGLQTADKPESQDLCLVESNGSMRAFLDKYLAPKKGDIVDTTGKVLGQHDGVHHYTIGQRKGIGIAAAEPLYVIALDAMNNRVIVGDRTKVTQPECTVGRVNWVSIAEPSTPIRAEVQIRYRSTPVPVTIIPLENSRVRVVFDEPQFSITPGQAAVWYDGEKVLGGGIIEPST, from the coding sequence ATGAACAAAGTCGTAGTTGGTCTTTCTGGTGGTGTTGACAGTTCCACCGCAGCAGCTATTTTGCACCATCAAGGCTATGAAGTTATTGGTTTGACCCTTTGGCTGATGAAAGGGAAAGGTCAATGCTGCTCTGAAGGTATGATCGACGCGGCTAAAGTTTGCGAACAGCTGGGCATTCCCCATCACGTTGTTGATATTCGGGAAGTGTTTCAGACCAATATCATTGATTACTTGGTGACTGGTTACAGTAGTGGGATCACACCTTTGCCTTGCTCGCAGTGTAATAAAACTGTGAAATTTGGTCCCATGTTAGGGTATGCTCGCGAAAATCTCGGATGCGATCGCATTGCCACTGGTCATTATGCCCGCATTGTATTCGATGAAGCGACTGGACGTTATCAATTGCTGCGAGCAGTTGACCGCAATAAAGACCAGTCCTACTTTCTTTATGATTTGTCGCAAGATTTACTGGCAGGAAGCGTATTTCCACTAGGAGAACTGCACAAAACCGAAACTCGTCGCCTTGCGGGAGAACACGGCTTGCAAACAGCAGATAAGCCTGAAAGTCAAGACTTGTGCTTGGTGGAAAGTAACGGCTCAATGCGAGCGTTTCTTGATAAATATCTTGCGCCCAAAAAAGGGGATATCGTTGATACCACGGGTAAAGTCTTGGGACAACACGATGGTGTCCATCATTACACGATTGGGCAACGTAAGGGTATAGGCATCGCTGCTGCTGAACCATTATATGTGATTGCGTTGGATGCTATGAACAACAGGGTCATTGTTGGCGATCGCACTAAAGTAACCCAGCCCGAATGTACCGTAGGACGGGTAAATTGGGTTTCGATTGCCGAACCATCAACCCCAATTCGAGCTGAAGTGCAAATCCGCTACCGTTCAACTCCTGTACCTGTGACAATCATTCCCTTAGAAAATTCCCGTGTCCGGGTAGTGTTTGATGAACCTCAATTCAGCATTACTCCCGGACAAGCCGCTGTCTGGTACGACGGTGAGAAAGTGTTGGGTGGTGGCATTATTGAGCCTTCAACCTAA
- the sat gene encoding sulfate adenylyltransferase: MSYHSDGIAPHGGQLVNRIATPEQRQEFLSKADFLPRVQLDERAVSDLEMIAIGGFSPLTGFMNQEDYNRVVTEMRLANGTVWSIPVTLSVNEEVAAPLSEGGLIRLDNRAGQFIGVLELTQKYHYDKTREAIHVYRTNDSNHPGVKVLYNQGSVHLAGDVWLLEREPHALFPKYQVDPVESRHLFQEMGWKTVVGFQTRNPIHRAHEYIQKCALEIVDGLFLHPLVGATKEDDIPANVRMRCYEILMEKYYPHNRVLLAINPSAMRYAGPREAIFHALIRKNYGCTHFIVGRDHAGVGNYYGTYDAQHIFNEFKPEELGIVPMMFEHAFYCTRTQQMATSKTSPSLPEERIHLSGTKVREMLRRGELPPPQFSRPEVAAELARAMQIPVDTYDI, translated from the coding sequence TTGAGTTACCATTCTGACGGCATAGCCCCTCACGGAGGGCAATTAGTGAATCGCATCGCTACACCTGAGCAAAGACAAGAATTTCTCTCTAAAGCTGACTTTCTACCGCGAGTTCAACTTGATGAACGAGCGGTATCAGATTTGGAAATGATTGCAATTGGCGGTTTTAGTCCACTGACTGGTTTTATGAACCAGGAGGATTATAATCGCGTTGTGACAGAAATGCGGCTCGCTAATGGGACTGTTTGGTCAATTCCGGTTACACTCTCGGTTAATGAGGAAGTCGCCGCCCCCTTGAGCGAAGGCGGTTTAATTCGTTTAGATAATCGTGCTGGTCAATTTATCGGGGTATTGGAACTTACACAAAAATATCACTACGACAAGACCCGTGAAGCTATTCATGTTTATCGAACCAATGATTCAAACCATCCTGGTGTAAAGGTACTCTACAATCAAGGTTCTGTACATTTAGCAGGTGATGTGTGGTTATTAGAACGCGAACCTCATGCTCTATTTCCAAAATACCAAGTTGATCCCGTTGAGTCTCGGCATTTGTTTCAGGAAATGGGCTGGAAAACTGTTGTTGGGTTCCAAACTCGCAACCCCATCCACCGCGCCCACGAATACATTCAAAAGTGCGCTTTGGAAATTGTGGATGGTCTATTTTTGCACCCCTTGGTTGGAGCGACCAAAGAAGATGACATCCCCGCAAATGTGCGAATGCGCTGTTACGAAATTTTGATGGAGAAATACTACCCACATAACCGCGTCCTTTTAGCAATTAATCCCTCGGCTATGCGTTATGCTGGTCCTCGGGAGGCAATTTTCCACGCTTTAATTCGCAAAAACTACGGTTGTACTCACTTTATCGTCGGACGGGATCATGCTGGAGTAGGTAATTACTACGGCACTTATGATGCTCAACACATCTTTAATGAATTTAAGCCTGAAGAACTGGGCATTGTGCCGATGATGTTTGAACACGCCTTTTACTGCACTCGCACCCAGCAAATGGCGACAAGTAAAACAAGTCCTAGTCTTCCGGAAGAGCGCATTCATCTTTCGGGAACAAAAGTGCGGGAAATGCTGCGCCGAGGTGAGTTGCCTCCACCACAATTTTCCCGTCCAGAGGTGGCGGCAGAATTGGCACGAGCAATGCAAATCCCAGTCGATACTTACGATATTTAA
- a CDS encoding DUF1206 domain-containing protein translates to MTQQLTTQSPSLWVERLARFGYISKGVVYAVVGLLAAQAAFGSGGRTTDTEGALQTIVNQPFGKFLLALVAIGLIGYVIFRFVQAIKDPENKGTDAKGLAQRAGYAINGLIYAGLALSAVQIVLGSNGGGKSNSTQQDWTARLLSQPFGQWLVGAVAAFTIGLGFYEFYQAFSSQFRRKLNLNELDDSQRKLVMGISRFGLVFPDLVW, encoded by the coding sequence ATGACACAACAACTAACAACACAAAGCCCTTCTTTATGGGTTGAGCGACTAGCTAGATTTGGTTATATATCTAAAGGAGTAGTTTATGCTGTCGTTGGACTACTGGCAGCGCAGGCAGCGTTTGGCAGTGGTGGTAGAACGACTGATACTGAAGGTGCTCTCCAGACAATTGTCAATCAGCCATTTGGAAAGTTTTTGCTAGCTTTGGTGGCAATTGGATTAATTGGATACGTGATTTTTCGTTTTGTACAGGCAATAAAAGACCCAGAAAATAAAGGCACAGATGCTAAAGGTTTGGCACAGCGAGCTGGTTATGCAATTAATGGTTTGATATACGCTGGTTTAGCTTTGAGCGCTGTGCAGATTGTTCTTGGTTCAAATGGTGGCGGTAAAAGTAATTCCACACAACAAGATTGGACAGCAAGATTACTCTCTCAACCCTTTGGTCAATGGTTAGTTGGGGCTGTGGCAGCGTTTACTATTGGTTTGGGTTTCTATGAGTTTTATCAAGCTTTTAGTAGTCAGTTTCGCAGAAAACTAAATTTAAATGAATTGGACGATTCACAACGCAAATTGGTAATGGGTATTTCCAGATTTGGTTTGGTATTTCCAGATTTGGTTTGGTAG
- a CDS encoding sensor histidine kinase, with protein MVTTCVLTNQVFTNVNDTKLGLESTLQDLPLWEVSIELSLPASNLSKLFEEEPLLPGIILTNNGLYVGIISRRKFFEKMSQSYSLDLYSQRPIEILYKMIQQVVFTLDEKTSVIEATRWALQRSPELIYEPILVETASGRYRLVDFQALLLAYSEIHVLTLDQLQRVEEKSKTTSTDLHHLQHKYNQLLEKEKNEKVAALEQLVTGIVQQINKPVTFIAGNLIHAKRYIQELLQIISLYRQFYPDPAEEVQTALNQIELHFSDDEIAKLLTSMKSGSQHIRQIVRSLQHFSYLDESEKKAVDIHKSINSALLLLENRLKPCTDGESITIVKEYKSLTLVECYVEQLKQVFINILSNAIDSLEEGMKNWNSRIDIEQDLLPKDEPPKMVLRISTEMPAPFTHVVIRIADNGPGMIEKVRQRIFEPFFSTKPVGKGTGLGLFISYQIVVEKHRGQLDCISAPGQGTEFIIKIPVQI; from the coding sequence ATGGTGACTACGTGCGTATTGACCAATCAAGTCTTTACGAATGTTAATGACACAAAGCTGGGATTAGAGTCAACTTTGCAGGATTTACCACTTTGGGAGGTAAGCATTGAGTTATCTCTTCCAGCAAGTAACTTGAGCAAGTTGTTTGAGGAAGAACCTCTGCTGCCAGGAATTATTTTGACCAACAATGGGCTATACGTTGGGATAATTTCGCGGCGCAAGTTTTTTGAGAAAATGAGTCAGAGTTATAGTTTGGATTTATATTCTCAGCGACCTATCGAAATTCTATACAAAATGATCCAGCAAGTGGTATTCACACTTGATGAGAAAACATCCGTTATAGAAGCAACCCGATGGGCATTACAGCGATCGCCCGAATTGATCTATGAGCCGATTTTAGTGGAAACAGCTTCTGGAAGGTATCGGTTAGTCGATTTCCAAGCGTTACTTCTAGCCTACTCGGAAATTCATGTCTTAACACTTGATCAACTACAACGGGTCGAAGAAAAATCCAAAACAACAAGTACAGACTTACATCACCTTCAGCATAAGTATAACCAATTATTAGAGAAAGAAAAGAATGAAAAAGTAGCTGCTTTGGAACAACTCGTGACTGGCATCGTCCAGCAAATCAACAAACCCGTTACCTTTATTGCTGGTAACCTTATCCATGCCAAACGCTATATTCAAGAGCTACTTCAGATAATTAGCCTGTACCGGCAGTTCTATCCTGATCCAGCAGAAGAAGTTCAAACTGCGCTCAATCAAATTGAACTGCACTTTTCAGATGATGAGATCGCCAAACTCCTGACCTCTATGAAGAGCGGATCTCAGCACATCCGACAGATTGTCCGCTCATTGCAACATTTTTCTTACCTTGATGAATCTGAGAAAAAAGCAGTTGATATCCATAAAAGTATTAATAGTGCTCTGTTACTTTTAGAAAATCGCCTTAAACCTTGCACAGACGGTGAAAGCATTACCATCGTTAAGGAATATAAAAGTCTTACCTTGGTGGAGTGCTATGTTGAGCAACTAAAACAGGTTTTCATAAACATCCTCAGTAATGCAATCGATTCCCTTGAGGAGGGAATGAAAAATTGGAACTCAAGGATTGACATAGAACAAGACCTGCTCCCCAAAGATGAACCCCCAAAGATGGTGCTCCGAATCTCCACTGAGATGCCGGCTCCTTTTACTCACGTAGTCATTCGCATTGCAGATAACGGACCTGGCATGATAGAAAAAGTGAGGCAGCGAATATTTGAGCCTTTCTTCAGCACTAAACCTGTTGGTAAAGGAACTGGATTGGGACTATTCATCAGCTATCAAATTGTTGTTGAAAAACACCGTGGTCAATTGGACTGCATCTCTGCTCCTGGACAAGGGACTGAGTTCATCATTAAAATTCCAGTTCAAATCTAA
- a CDS encoding alpha/beta fold hydrolase: MSVLEGSWQHEYITANGVRLHYVTQGEGPLMLMLHGFPEFWYSWRHQIPEFAKDFKVVALDLRGYNDSEKPKNQSAYVMDEFVRDVEGVIKGLGYEKCVLVGHDWGGVIAWNFAYSHPEMVERLIVLNIPHPAKFGEGLRTPQQLLRSSYMFLFQLPGIPEFLIQSLDYQLIETAFKGMAVNKSAITQADIEAYKDAASKRGALTAMLNYYRNIFQQRIVNQNWGVLQVPTLMIWGEKDTALGKELTYGTQAYVKDFQIKYIPTCSHWVQQEEPQLVNQYIREFLGS; the protein is encoded by the coding sequence ATGTCTGTTCTAGAAGGTTCATGGCAGCACGAGTATATCACTGCAAATGGCGTTAGATTGCATTATGTTACTCAGGGAGAAGGCCCTCTCATGCTTATGCTGCATGGATTTCCTGAGTTTTGGTACTCGTGGCGGCATCAAATACCAGAATTTGCCAAAGACTTTAAAGTTGTTGCCTTGGACTTGCGTGGCTACAACGATAGCGAAAAGCCGAAAAATCAATCAGCTTATGTGATGGATGAATTTGTCCGAGATGTGGAGGGAGTTATCAAGGGATTAGGATACGAAAAGTGTGTTTTAGTAGGACATGACTGGGGTGGTGTGATCGCTTGGAATTTTGCTTACTCTCACCCTGAAATGGTAGAGCGTTTAATTGTACTTAACATTCCTCATCCTGCTAAATTTGGCGAAGGCTTACGCACTCCTCAACAGTTGCTACGCAGCTCATATATGTTCTTATTCCAATTACCAGGAATTCCAGAATTTCTCATACAATCCTTGGATTATCAACTCATTGAAACTGCTTTTAAAGGTATGGCAGTTAACAAGAGTGCTATCACTCAAGCGGATATTGAAGCTTACAAAGATGCCGCATCTAAACGTGGCGCCCTCACAGCAATGTTGAACTATTACCGTAATATTTTTCAGCAGAGAATAGTCAATCAAAATTGGGGCGTTTTACAAGTGCCAACCTTGATGATTTGGGGAGAAAAAGATACCGCCCTTGGCAAGGAATTAACATACGGTACACAAGCTTATGTAAAAGATTTTCAAATCAAATATATTCCCACGTGTAGCCATTGGGTGCAGCAAGAGGAGCCTCAATTAGTCAATCAGTACATACGAGAGTTTCTGGGGAGTTAA